Within the Halorhabdus rudnickae genome, the region TCGGCGGCCTCGACGTCTCCCTCGGCGATGACCTCCTCGGCTGGGCGTTCCTCGATGTCGAGCGCGAGTTTGTCTTTCTTGCCGTCGTAGGGCACGGTACCGACGGTGACGCGCTTGAAGACGGGATTGGTCGGGTCCTCGATTATGAACAGTTCGGTATGCTCGTAGGGCTCGGTCCCGGTGATCGGGCCGAAGTAGTCCTCGACAGTGGCCTCCATGTCGGGGATCCGTTCCTCGAGATATTCGCCGCGACGCATCTTGTACTCGCGCATGGCCAGCCGTTCGTGAAGGGTAGGTTTACCCTTTTCGCGTCGGCTTCGTCACCCGGATTCGTGGCGGAGCGTTCCCTGGTGACACTCCGGACAAAAATCCCCCTCCCGAAGCGACGACGACTCGACCGGCGTCGTGAACTCACACTCCGGACAGCGGAACTGCCCGTCTGGCACTGTCACCGTACCGTCGGGCCGTTCGGCGTCCAGGTCCGGATCGGCCTTCGACCAGACTTCCGAGTCCTCGGCTCGTCCTACCGGGGAATGTTCGTCGGTCGTCGCTCCCTCAGCGGTCTCCCCGGTCCGTGCAGAGTCATCGACTATCTCGCCGGTTGATTCACCCGAATCGTCGTCGGGAATCCGTTCGGTCCCGCCCGCCGACTCCGGACCGTGCCCCCGTTCGGATGGGCCCGTCTCCTCGGGCCATTCGCCGGGTTCACGGTCTGGCTCGTCGTCATCATCGAGAATGATGCCGTCGTCTTCGGAGGGGGGCGGGATCTCCTCATCGCTTGCCATGTCGAGACCCGTTCCTGCATCCTCGACGCTTCCGGCGTCTGAGCCGGTGGTTACGTTGTCGGATTCGCCCGACTCGGTCGGCGATACCGACCCCCCGGCTTCAGCGTCGACGATCTCGGTGCCGACTGACGCCTCGGTCGTCGGTCCGCCCGCGGCTTCGTTCGTCTCCTCGTCCCCGCCTGACGGATCACTCCCATCCCCGCCATTCCCGGCGGCCGATACCTCTTCGGGAGTCTCGATGGTCGTCACTTCCTTGTTCTGGGAGATGACGCGGGTCTCTCCACAGCGCTTGCAGGTCTCGACCTCACGGATCGTGATGACGACCTCGCTCCCCTGTTCCTCGCGGTCGCGTTCGACGGCCGTCTCGCCGTACGCGTGGCCGAACAGCGAACACTTGATACCCATTGCCATGAAGTCGCCCCCTCCAAGATATAAGCGTACTGTTTGGGAGAGTCAGCCGGTGCCCGGGGACAAGCGTAAGAGCCAGCCAATCGAAAGCGGAGGCATGCAAGTCAAGCCGGAGTACCGCGATCGGGACGAAGCCGAGATGGCGGTGCTTGACGCCCTCGCGGAACGGGCCGAAGAGGGGATGACGGTCTTCGAGATCCGCTCGCGAGCCGACATCGACATCGACCGGCTAGAAACCGCACTGGCTGATCTCAAAGCCGAGGACCTCATCGAAGTCACAGAACGCGAGGAGCGGACGATCATCCGTCCCGACGAGACCGTGATCGGTCCGGAAACGGACGATAGCCCGGACTCACTGGTAGAGCAAATGCGCGAGAGGTTCCCGTTCTGATTACAACGCCATGGCGACGACAGCGAGGTTCTGGACGACCACGACTGTTCCCGCCGCGATCACGCCCAGAAACCAGAGTCGCCACCCGGGCACCGTCTCGACCACGTCCCGACAGGCTACCAGCACGACGCCGACGTACAGCGCCACGGCCCCTTTGAGGACGATCACGAGCAGCGGCTCGTGAGTCAACAGCGTCCGGATCCATGGATTGATCTCCGCCGCGGCCGATCCGGTAGCCGTCATCGCGACCACTGTCGAAAGTGTGTCGGCGAACCCCCAGACGATGACCAACGAAAAGACTAACTCGACGTACCCGGGCATCTCACGGCTGACGGGCCACTCGCGGGTCGCGAATTGGGGCATCTATATCTCAGCTTCGATAGGATAGCGCAAAAGACCATGGTTCTGAGTATCGAGGATGATAACAAGAGAATGACGAGTTCGGACCGGACCGTGTCTCAAATCACTCCGGAAGGGTGCATTCGCCCGCGTAGTTCGCTTCGGTCACGGCGTCGATGGCGGGCTGGTCGCCACAGATCGGACAGTCCGGACGCGCCCGGAGCGGGACGGACTCGAAATCGACGGTTCGGGCGTCGTAATGCAGCACCCGGCCGGTGAGGGCGTCGCCGACGCCGACGAGATGTTTGAGGACCTCGGTCGCCTGGATGGTCCCGATCGTGCCCGGAAGGACGCCCAGAACGCCGGCGGTCGCACAGTCAGGGATCGCCCCTTCCGGCGGGGCTTCCGGGAACAGACACCGATAGCAAGGACCCGACCCGTCGAAGGTGGCTACCTGTCCCTCGAAGCGATAGACAGCGCCGTGGACGAACGGCGTCCCGGCGAGCGTACAGGCGTCGTTGACGAGAAAGCGCGCCGGGAAGTTGTCCGTCGCGTCGACGACGACGTCGTACTCGGCGATCAGCGACGCGGCGTTATCGGGCGTCAGATCGGTTTCGTAGGTCTCGACGGAGACATTGGGATCGAGATCGGCGACGAACTCGGCGGCGCTGTCGACCTTCGGACGCCCGATATCGTCGGTCCCGTGGATCACCTGGCGCTGGAGGTTCG harbors:
- a CDS encoding DUF5611 family protein; this translates as MREYKMRRGEYLEERIPDMEATVEDYFGPITGTEPYEHTELFIIEDPTNPVFKRVTVGTVPYDGKKDKLALDIEERPAEEVIAEGDVEAAEDAVSIKNDFLEEATGRDAKARRDSMKRSVEDDPDAPDDVA
- a CDS encoding DUF7093 family protein: MGIKCSLFGHAYGETAVERDREEQGSEVVITIREVETCKRCGETRVISQNKEVTTIETPEEVSAAGNGGDGSDPSGGDEETNEAAGGPTTEASVGTEIVDAEAGGSVSPTESGESDNVTTGSDAGSVEDAGTGLDMASDEEIPPPSEDDGIILDDDDEPDREPGEWPEETGPSERGHGPESAGGTERIPDDDSGESTGEIVDDSARTGETAEGATTDEHSPVGRAEDSEVWSKADPDLDAERPDGTVTVPDGQFRCPECEFTTPVESSSLREGDFCPECHQGTLRHESG
- a CDS encoding DUF6432 family protein — protein: MQVKPEYRDRDEAEMAVLDALAERAEEGMTVFEIRSRADIDIDRLETALADLKAEDLIEVTEREERTIIRPDETVIGPETDDSPDSLVEQMRERFPF
- a CDS encoding HesA/MoeB/ThiF family protein, coding for MSLPELDPEQLDRYSRQVVLDAVGPDGQGALLDASVLIVGVGGLGSPVAQYLAGAGVGRLGLVDGDSVERSNLQRQVIHGTDDIGRPKVDSAAEFVADLDPNVSVETYETDLTPDNAASLIAEYDVVVDATDNFPARFLVNDACTLAGTPFVHGAVYRFEGQVATFDGSGPCYRCLFPEAPPEGAIPDCATAGVLGVLPGTIGTIQATEVLKHLVGVGDALTGRVLHYDARTVDFESVPLRARPDCPICGDQPAIDAVTEANYAGECTLPE